The following are encoded in a window of Impatiens glandulifera chromosome 5, dImpGla2.1, whole genome shotgun sequence genomic DNA:
- the LOC124939897 gene encoding uncharacterized protein LOC124939897 isoform X2, producing the protein MTGRVQELLPAPLFVGQAFVVRYYRILFGMPSFAHLFYQDISQLGHPDASGEMIITTTMEAIKEKILSLHYDQFRAQIQSVDVQESCNNGVKILVTGYMIGTDELARKFAQTFFLAPKEGGYFILNDMFRFVGQDPFPIESNKEKIMDVVGNVQTMVNVDEVPLVEVVDQVPNVETVVDEEELPLVEVVDEVPKIETLVHEEEVPHVETVDEVPNVEKVVHAKEVSLIVHEVPNVEKVVDAKEVPLVEIVDEVPNVETLVVTEDVPLVDVLPSVETVVSAEEVPPVIVVDEVPNLETVIDVKEVPLVDNVDEIRNVETNNDAEEVPLVEIVDQVPNVEKVVDGEEVPLVEVIDQVPNVETVVDAEEVPLVDQFSNVETVVDAEEVPLVDQFSNVETVVDAEEVPLLEVVNQVPNAEIVVDAEEVPLVEVVDQVPNVETVVDAKEVPLVEVVDQVPNVETVVDVKEVPLVEVVNQVPNVETVVDAEEVPLVEAVDQVPNVETVVDAKEVPLVEVVEVPNVEAMNDAEEVPPVEVIDQVSNLEKVVDAEELPLVELVVEVPKVETAVDAEEVPLIEVVDELPKVETVVDVEEVPLIEVVDEVHNIEPMVDAEEVPLVQVVEEVPNVETRVDAEKVIDAEVVPLVHVVEEVPNVETMVDAEKVPLVEVVDDVTNVETVVAADKVPLVEVVDKMPVDAVEIPHVKVFNVDTSGACTVSSSVAMCQIITNKEELYLLDKLPSEVREVVDGLAHDHFSMAETKEVPFAIIVDQVHDDSKIDAALKKPHAPTETVATLPSHSEIVQPSILEGEVVPISAEAGDYSIYIKYLPVSVTTSILEDEFKRFGAIKEGGVQFQKNKQGFFFGFVRFEEANSVQKALEASPVEIGGREIVVEEKRPPNSRGGRGAHRFRDDVMRGRGFYGLPIGMGERGRGRWWRLHR; encoded by the exons ATGACGGGTAGAGTTCAAGAGCTTCTTCCTGCTCCATTATTT GTTGGTCAAGCTTTCGTTGTACGGTACTACCGTATCTTGTTTGGAATGCCGTCTTTTGCTCACCTTTTTTATCAGGACATCAGCCAACTTGGTCATCCGGATGCTAGTGGGGAAATGATTATCACTACAACTATGGAG GCAATTAAGGAGAAGATATTGTCCCTGCACTATGATCAATTCAGAGCACAGATTCAATCAGTTGATGTACAAGAATCTTGCAACAATGGGGTTAAGATACTTGTAACTGGTTATATGATCGGAACGGATGAACTGGCTAGGAAATTCGCACAAACATTTTTCCTTGCACCAAAAGAGGGAGGCTATTTTATCTTGAATGACATGTTCCGTTTTGTGGGGCAAG ATCCTTTTCCTATAGAGTCCAACAAAGAGAAGATTATGGATGTTGTGGGCAATGTACAAACAATGGTTAATGTAGATGAGGTTCCTCTTGTTGAAGTTGTTGATCAAGTACCTAATGTAGAAACAGTGGTTGATGAGGAGGAGCTTCCACTTGTTGAAGTTGTTGATGAAGTACCTAAAATAGAAACATTGGTTCACGAAGAGGAGGTTCCGCATGTTGAAACTGTTGATGAAGTACCTAACGTAGAAAAAGTGGTTCATGCAAAAGAGGTTTCACTTATTGTTCATGAAGTACCTAACGTAGAAAAAGTGGTTGATGCAAAAGAGGTTCCACTTGTTGAAATTGTTGATGAAGTACCTAATGTCGAAACATTGGTTGTTACAGAGGATGTTCCACTTGTTGATGTATTACCCAGTGTAGAAACAGTGGTTAGTGCAGAGGAGGTTCCACCTGTTATAGTTGTTGATGAAGTACCTAATCTAGAAACAGTGATTGATGTGAAGGAGGTTCCACTTGTTGATAATGTTGATGAAATACGTAATGTAGAAACAAATAATGATGCAGAGGAGGTTCCTCTTGTTGAAATTGTTGATCAAGTCCCAAATGTGGAAAAAGTAGTTGATGGGGAGGAGGTTCCACTTGTTGAAGTTATTGATCAAGTTCCTAATGTAGAAACAGTGGTTGATGCAGAGGAGGTTCCACTTGTTGATCAATTTTCTAATGTAGAAACAGTGGTTGATGCGGAGGAGGTTCCACTTGTTGATCAATTTTCTAATGTAGAAACAGTGGTTGATGCTGAGGAGGTTCCACTTCTTGAAGTTGTTAATCAAGTTCCTAATGCTGAAATAGTGGTTGATGCGGAGGAGGTTCCACTTGTTGAAGTTGTTGATCAAGTTCCTAATGTAGAAACAGTGGTTGATGCGAAGGAGGTTCCACTTGTTGAAGTTGTTGATCAAGTTCCTAATGTAGAAACAGTGGTTGATGTGAAGGAGGTTCCACTTGTTGAAGTTGTTAATCAAGTTCCTAATGTAGAAACAGTGGTTGATGCGGAGGAGGTTCCACTTGTTGAAGCTGTTGATCAAGTTCCTAATGTAGAAACAGTGGTTGATGCGAAGGAAGTTCCACTTGTTGAAGTTGTTGAAGTACCTAATGTAGAAGCAATGAATGATGCAGAGGAGGTTCCTCCTGTTGAAGTTATTGATCAAGTTTCTAATCTAGAAAAGGTGGTTGATGCGGAGGAGCTTCCACTTGTTGAACTTGTTGTTGAAGTACCTAAAGTGGAAACAGCGGTTGATGCAGAGGAGGTTCCACTTATTGAAGTTGTTGATGAATTACCTAAAGTGGAAACAGTGGTTGATGTGGAGGAGGTTCCACTTATTGAAGTTGTTGATGAAGTACATAATATAGAACCAATGGTTGATGCAGAGGAGGTTCCTCTTGTTCAGGTTGTTGAGGAAGTGCCTAATGTCGAAACAAGGGTTGATGCGGAAAAGGTAATTGATGCAGAGGTGGTTCCTCTTGTTCATGTTGTTGAGGAAGTACCTAATGTCGAAACAATGGTTGATGCGGAAAAGGTTCCACTTGTTGAAGTTGTTGATGATGTAACTAATGTGGAAACAGTGGTTGCTGCGGACAAAGTTCCACTTGTTGAAGTTGTTGATAAAATGCCGGTTGACGCAGTGGAGATTCCACATGTTAAAGTTTTTAACGTGGACACAAGTGGTGCATGTACGGTGTCATCTAGTGTTGCAATGTGTCAGATTATTACCAACAAGGAGGAGTTGTATTTGCTAGATAAACTACCTTCTGAAGTTAGGGAAGTTGTTGATGGATTAGCACATGATCATTTTAGCATGGCTGAAACAAAGGAGGTTCCATTTGCTATAATTGTTGATCAAGTACATGATGATTCCAAAATAGATGCAGCGCTAAAGAAACCCCATGCTCCCACT GAAACCGTAGCAACACTTCCATCTCATAGTGAAATTGTGCAGCCCTCCATATTAGAAGGTGAAGTAGTACCCATTTCTGCTGAAG CTGGTGATTACTCAATCTATATAAAGTACCTCCCAGTGAGTGTAACCACTTCAATTCTTGAGGATGAGTTTAAGAGATTTGGAGCTATTAAGGAGGGTGGTGTGCAATTCCAAAAGAACAAA CAAGGATTCTTTTTTGGGTTTGTTCGATTCGAGGAGGCAAATTCAGTTCAAAAAGCACTTGAG GCCTCTCCGGTTGAGATTGGTGGACGTGAAATTGTTGTTGAGGAAAAGCGACCTCCGAATTCAAGAG gTGGAAGAGGAGCACATAGGTTCAGGGATGATGTAATGAGAGGACGAGGATTTTATGGTTTACCAATAGGAATGGGagaaagaggaagaggaaggtgGTGGAGACTACATCGGTAA
- the LOC124939897 gene encoding uncharacterized protein LOC124939897 isoform X1, with protein sequence MTGRVQELLPAPLFVGQAFVVRYYRILFGMPSFAHLFYQDISQLGHPDASGEMIITTTMEAIKEKILSLHYDQFRAQIQSVDVQESCNNGVKILVTGYMIGTDELARKFAQTFFLAPKEGGYFILNDMFRFVGQDPFPIESNKEKIMDVVGNVQTMVNVDEVPLVEVVDQVPNVETVVDEEELPLVEVVDEVPKIETLVHEEEVPHVETVDEVPNVEKVVHAKEVSLIVHEVPNVEKVVDAKEVPLVEIVDEVPNVETLVVTEDVPLVDVLPSVETVVSAEEVPPVIVVDEVPNLETVIDVKEVPLVDNVDEIRNVETNNDAEEVPLVEIVDQVPNVEKVVDGEEVPLVEVIDQVPNVETVVDAEEVPLVDQFSNVETVVDAEEVPLVDQFSNVETVVDAEEVPLLEVVNQVPNAEIVVDAEEVPLVEVVDQVPNVETVVDAKEVPLVEVVDQVPNVETVVDVKEVPLVEVVNQVPNVETVVDAEEVPLVEAVDQVPNVETVVDAKEVPLVEVVEVPNVEAMNDAEEVPPVEVIDQVSNLEKVVDAEELPLVELVVEVPKVETAVDAEEVPLIEVVDELPKVETVVDVEEVPLIEVVDEVHNIEPMVDAEEVPLVQVVEEVPNVETRVDAEKVIDAEVVPLVHVVEEVPNVETMVDAEKVPLVEVVDDVTNVETVVAADKVPLVEVVDKMPVDAVEIPHVKVFNVDTSGACTVSSSVAMCQIITNKEELYLLDKLPSEVREVVDGLAHDHFSMAETKEVPFAIIVDQVHDDSKIDAALKKPHAPTETVATLPSHSEIVQPSILEGEVVPISAEAAGDYSIYIKYLPVSVTTSILEDEFKRFGAIKEGGVQFQKNKQGFFFGFVRFEEANSVQKALEASPVEIGGREIVVEEKRPPNSRGGRGAHRFRDDVMRGRGFYGLPIGMGERGRGRWWRLHR encoded by the exons ATGACGGGTAGAGTTCAAGAGCTTCTTCCTGCTCCATTATTT GTTGGTCAAGCTTTCGTTGTACGGTACTACCGTATCTTGTTTGGAATGCCGTCTTTTGCTCACCTTTTTTATCAGGACATCAGCCAACTTGGTCATCCGGATGCTAGTGGGGAAATGATTATCACTACAACTATGGAG GCAATTAAGGAGAAGATATTGTCCCTGCACTATGATCAATTCAGAGCACAGATTCAATCAGTTGATGTACAAGAATCTTGCAACAATGGGGTTAAGATACTTGTAACTGGTTATATGATCGGAACGGATGAACTGGCTAGGAAATTCGCACAAACATTTTTCCTTGCACCAAAAGAGGGAGGCTATTTTATCTTGAATGACATGTTCCGTTTTGTGGGGCAAG ATCCTTTTCCTATAGAGTCCAACAAAGAGAAGATTATGGATGTTGTGGGCAATGTACAAACAATGGTTAATGTAGATGAGGTTCCTCTTGTTGAAGTTGTTGATCAAGTACCTAATGTAGAAACAGTGGTTGATGAGGAGGAGCTTCCACTTGTTGAAGTTGTTGATGAAGTACCTAAAATAGAAACATTGGTTCACGAAGAGGAGGTTCCGCATGTTGAAACTGTTGATGAAGTACCTAACGTAGAAAAAGTGGTTCATGCAAAAGAGGTTTCACTTATTGTTCATGAAGTACCTAACGTAGAAAAAGTGGTTGATGCAAAAGAGGTTCCACTTGTTGAAATTGTTGATGAAGTACCTAATGTCGAAACATTGGTTGTTACAGAGGATGTTCCACTTGTTGATGTATTACCCAGTGTAGAAACAGTGGTTAGTGCAGAGGAGGTTCCACCTGTTATAGTTGTTGATGAAGTACCTAATCTAGAAACAGTGATTGATGTGAAGGAGGTTCCACTTGTTGATAATGTTGATGAAATACGTAATGTAGAAACAAATAATGATGCAGAGGAGGTTCCTCTTGTTGAAATTGTTGATCAAGTCCCAAATGTGGAAAAAGTAGTTGATGGGGAGGAGGTTCCACTTGTTGAAGTTATTGATCAAGTTCCTAATGTAGAAACAGTGGTTGATGCAGAGGAGGTTCCACTTGTTGATCAATTTTCTAATGTAGAAACAGTGGTTGATGCGGAGGAGGTTCCACTTGTTGATCAATTTTCTAATGTAGAAACAGTGGTTGATGCTGAGGAGGTTCCACTTCTTGAAGTTGTTAATCAAGTTCCTAATGCTGAAATAGTGGTTGATGCGGAGGAGGTTCCACTTGTTGAAGTTGTTGATCAAGTTCCTAATGTAGAAACAGTGGTTGATGCGAAGGAGGTTCCACTTGTTGAAGTTGTTGATCAAGTTCCTAATGTAGAAACAGTGGTTGATGTGAAGGAGGTTCCACTTGTTGAAGTTGTTAATCAAGTTCCTAATGTAGAAACAGTGGTTGATGCGGAGGAGGTTCCACTTGTTGAAGCTGTTGATCAAGTTCCTAATGTAGAAACAGTGGTTGATGCGAAGGAAGTTCCACTTGTTGAAGTTGTTGAAGTACCTAATGTAGAAGCAATGAATGATGCAGAGGAGGTTCCTCCTGTTGAAGTTATTGATCAAGTTTCTAATCTAGAAAAGGTGGTTGATGCGGAGGAGCTTCCACTTGTTGAACTTGTTGTTGAAGTACCTAAAGTGGAAACAGCGGTTGATGCAGAGGAGGTTCCACTTATTGAAGTTGTTGATGAATTACCTAAAGTGGAAACAGTGGTTGATGTGGAGGAGGTTCCACTTATTGAAGTTGTTGATGAAGTACATAATATAGAACCAATGGTTGATGCAGAGGAGGTTCCTCTTGTTCAGGTTGTTGAGGAAGTGCCTAATGTCGAAACAAGGGTTGATGCGGAAAAGGTAATTGATGCAGAGGTGGTTCCTCTTGTTCATGTTGTTGAGGAAGTACCTAATGTCGAAACAATGGTTGATGCGGAAAAGGTTCCACTTGTTGAAGTTGTTGATGATGTAACTAATGTGGAAACAGTGGTTGCTGCGGACAAAGTTCCACTTGTTGAAGTTGTTGATAAAATGCCGGTTGACGCAGTGGAGATTCCACATGTTAAAGTTTTTAACGTGGACACAAGTGGTGCATGTACGGTGTCATCTAGTGTTGCAATGTGTCAGATTATTACCAACAAGGAGGAGTTGTATTTGCTAGATAAACTACCTTCTGAAGTTAGGGAAGTTGTTGATGGATTAGCACATGATCATTTTAGCATGGCTGAAACAAAGGAGGTTCCATTTGCTATAATTGTTGATCAAGTACATGATGATTCCAAAATAGATGCAGCGCTAAAGAAACCCCATGCTCCCACT GAAACCGTAGCAACACTTCCATCTCATAGTGAAATTGTGCAGCCCTCCATATTAGAAGGTGAAGTAGTACCCATTTCTGCTGAAG CAGCTGGTGATTACTCAATCTATATAAAGTACCTCCCAGTGAGTGTAACCACTTCAATTCTTGAGGATGAGTTTAAGAGATTTGGAGCTATTAAGGAGGGTGGTGTGCAATTCCAAAAGAACAAA CAAGGATTCTTTTTTGGGTTTGTTCGATTCGAGGAGGCAAATTCAGTTCAAAAAGCACTTGAG GCCTCTCCGGTTGAGATTGGTGGACGTGAAATTGTTGTTGAGGAAAAGCGACCTCCGAATTCAAGAG gTGGAAGAGGAGCACATAGGTTCAGGGATGATGTAATGAGAGGACGAGGATTTTATGGTTTACCAATAGGAATGGGagaaagaggaagaggaaggtgGTGGAGACTACATCGGTAA
- the LOC124939897 gene encoding uncharacterized protein LOC124939897 isoform X3: protein MPSFAHLFYQDISQLGHPDASGEMIITTTMEAIKEKILSLHYDQFRAQIQSVDVQESCNNGVKILVTGYMIGTDELARKFAQTFFLAPKEGGYFILNDMFRFVGQDPFPIESNKEKIMDVVGNVQTMVNVDEVPLVEVVDQVPNVETVVDEEELPLVEVVDEVPKIETLVHEEEVPHVETVDEVPNVEKVVHAKEVSLIVHEVPNVEKVVDAKEVPLVEIVDEVPNVETLVVTEDVPLVDVLPSVETVVSAEEVPPVIVVDEVPNLETVIDVKEVPLVDNVDEIRNVETNNDAEEVPLVEIVDQVPNVEKVVDGEEVPLVEVIDQVPNVETVVDAEEVPLVDQFSNVETVVDAEEVPLVDQFSNVETVVDAEEVPLLEVVNQVPNAEIVVDAEEVPLVEVVDQVPNVETVVDAKEVPLVEVVDQVPNVETVVDVKEVPLVEVVNQVPNVETVVDAEEVPLVEAVDQVPNVETVVDAKEVPLVEVVEVPNVEAMNDAEEVPPVEVIDQVSNLEKVVDAEELPLVELVVEVPKVETAVDAEEVPLIEVVDELPKVETVVDVEEVPLIEVVDEVHNIEPMVDAEEVPLVQVVEEVPNVETRVDAEKVIDAEVVPLVHVVEEVPNVETMVDAEKVPLVEVVDDVTNVETVVAADKVPLVEVVDKMPVDAVEIPHVKVFNVDTSGACTVSSSVAMCQIITNKEELYLLDKLPSEVREVVDGLAHDHFSMAETKEVPFAIIVDQVHDDSKIDAALKKPHAPTETVATLPSHSEIVQPSILEGEVVPISAEAAGDYSIYIKYLPVSVTTSILEDEFKRFGAIKEGGVQFQKNKQGFFFGFVRFEEANSVQKALEASPVEIGGREIVVEEKRPPNSRGGRGAHRFRDDVMRGRGFYGLPIGMGERGRGRWWRLHR, encoded by the exons ATGCCGTCTTTTGCTCACCTTTTTTATCAGGACATCAGCCAACTTGGTCATCCGGATGCTAGTGGGGAAATGATTATCACTACAACTATGGAG GCAATTAAGGAGAAGATATTGTCCCTGCACTATGATCAATTCAGAGCACAGATTCAATCAGTTGATGTACAAGAATCTTGCAACAATGGGGTTAAGATACTTGTAACTGGTTATATGATCGGAACGGATGAACTGGCTAGGAAATTCGCACAAACATTTTTCCTTGCACCAAAAGAGGGAGGCTATTTTATCTTGAATGACATGTTCCGTTTTGTGGGGCAAG ATCCTTTTCCTATAGAGTCCAACAAAGAGAAGATTATGGATGTTGTGGGCAATGTACAAACAATGGTTAATGTAGATGAGGTTCCTCTTGTTGAAGTTGTTGATCAAGTACCTAATGTAGAAACAGTGGTTGATGAGGAGGAGCTTCCACTTGTTGAAGTTGTTGATGAAGTACCTAAAATAGAAACATTGGTTCACGAAGAGGAGGTTCCGCATGTTGAAACTGTTGATGAAGTACCTAACGTAGAAAAAGTGGTTCATGCAAAAGAGGTTTCACTTATTGTTCATGAAGTACCTAACGTAGAAAAAGTGGTTGATGCAAAAGAGGTTCCACTTGTTGAAATTGTTGATGAAGTACCTAATGTCGAAACATTGGTTGTTACAGAGGATGTTCCACTTGTTGATGTATTACCCAGTGTAGAAACAGTGGTTAGTGCAGAGGAGGTTCCACCTGTTATAGTTGTTGATGAAGTACCTAATCTAGAAACAGTGATTGATGTGAAGGAGGTTCCACTTGTTGATAATGTTGATGAAATACGTAATGTAGAAACAAATAATGATGCAGAGGAGGTTCCTCTTGTTGAAATTGTTGATCAAGTCCCAAATGTGGAAAAAGTAGTTGATGGGGAGGAGGTTCCACTTGTTGAAGTTATTGATCAAGTTCCTAATGTAGAAACAGTGGTTGATGCAGAGGAGGTTCCACTTGTTGATCAATTTTCTAATGTAGAAACAGTGGTTGATGCGGAGGAGGTTCCACTTGTTGATCAATTTTCTAATGTAGAAACAGTGGTTGATGCTGAGGAGGTTCCACTTCTTGAAGTTGTTAATCAAGTTCCTAATGCTGAAATAGTGGTTGATGCGGAGGAGGTTCCACTTGTTGAAGTTGTTGATCAAGTTCCTAATGTAGAAACAGTGGTTGATGCGAAGGAGGTTCCACTTGTTGAAGTTGTTGATCAAGTTCCTAATGTAGAAACAGTGGTTGATGTGAAGGAGGTTCCACTTGTTGAAGTTGTTAATCAAGTTCCTAATGTAGAAACAGTGGTTGATGCGGAGGAGGTTCCACTTGTTGAAGCTGTTGATCAAGTTCCTAATGTAGAAACAGTGGTTGATGCGAAGGAAGTTCCACTTGTTGAAGTTGTTGAAGTACCTAATGTAGAAGCAATGAATGATGCAGAGGAGGTTCCTCCTGTTGAAGTTATTGATCAAGTTTCTAATCTAGAAAAGGTGGTTGATGCGGAGGAGCTTCCACTTGTTGAACTTGTTGTTGAAGTACCTAAAGTGGAAACAGCGGTTGATGCAGAGGAGGTTCCACTTATTGAAGTTGTTGATGAATTACCTAAAGTGGAAACAGTGGTTGATGTGGAGGAGGTTCCACTTATTGAAGTTGTTGATGAAGTACATAATATAGAACCAATGGTTGATGCAGAGGAGGTTCCTCTTGTTCAGGTTGTTGAGGAAGTGCCTAATGTCGAAACAAGGGTTGATGCGGAAAAGGTAATTGATGCAGAGGTGGTTCCTCTTGTTCATGTTGTTGAGGAAGTACCTAATGTCGAAACAATGGTTGATGCGGAAAAGGTTCCACTTGTTGAAGTTGTTGATGATGTAACTAATGTGGAAACAGTGGTTGCTGCGGACAAAGTTCCACTTGTTGAAGTTGTTGATAAAATGCCGGTTGACGCAGTGGAGATTCCACATGTTAAAGTTTTTAACGTGGACACAAGTGGTGCATGTACGGTGTCATCTAGTGTTGCAATGTGTCAGATTATTACCAACAAGGAGGAGTTGTATTTGCTAGATAAACTACCTTCTGAAGTTAGGGAAGTTGTTGATGGATTAGCACATGATCATTTTAGCATGGCTGAAACAAAGGAGGTTCCATTTGCTATAATTGTTGATCAAGTACATGATGATTCCAAAATAGATGCAGCGCTAAAGAAACCCCATGCTCCCACT GAAACCGTAGCAACACTTCCATCTCATAGTGAAATTGTGCAGCCCTCCATATTAGAAGGTGAAGTAGTACCCATTTCTGCTGAAG CAGCTGGTGATTACTCAATCTATATAAAGTACCTCCCAGTGAGTGTAACCACTTCAATTCTTGAGGATGAGTTTAAGAGATTTGGAGCTATTAAGGAGGGTGGTGTGCAATTCCAAAAGAACAAA CAAGGATTCTTTTTTGGGTTTGTTCGATTCGAGGAGGCAAATTCAGTTCAAAAAGCACTTGAG GCCTCTCCGGTTGAGATTGGTGGACGTGAAATTGTTGTTGAGGAAAAGCGACCTCCGAATTCAAGAG gTGGAAGAGGAGCACATAGGTTCAGGGATGATGTAATGAGAGGACGAGGATTTTATGGTTTACCAATAGGAATGGGagaaagaggaagaggaaggtgGTGGAGACTACATCGGTAA
- the LOC124939897 gene encoding uncharacterized protein LOC124939897 isoform X4: MTGRVQELLPAPLFVGQAFVVRYYRILFGMPSFAHLFYQDISQLGHPDASGEMIITTTMEAIKEKILSLHYDQFRAQIQSVDVQESCNNGVKILVTGYMIGTDELARKFAQTFFLAPKEGGYFILNDMFRFVGQDPFPIESNKEKIMDVVGNVQTMVNVDEVPLVEVVDQVPNVETVVDEEELPLVEVVDEVPKIETLVHEEEVPHVETVDEVPNVEKVVHAKEVSLIVHEVPNVEKVVDAKEVPLVEIVDEVPNVETLVVTEDVPLVDVLPSVETVVSAEEVPPVIVVDEVPNLETVIDVKEVPLVDNVDEIRNVETNNDAEEVPLVEIVDQVPNVEKVVDGEEVPLVEVIDQVPNVETVVDAEEVPLVDQFSNVETVVDAEEVPLVDQFSNVETVVDAEEVPLLEVVNQVPNAEIVVDAEEVPLVEVVDQVPNVETVVDAKEVPLVEVVDQVPNVETVVDVKEVPLVEVVNQVPNVETVVDAEEVPLVEAVDQVPNVETVVDAKEVPLVEVVEVPNVEAMNDAEEVPPVEVIDQVSNLEKVVDAEELPLVELVVEVPKVETAVDAEEVPLIEVVDELPKVETVVDVEEVPLIEVVDEVHNIEPMVDAEEVPLVQVVEEVPNVETRVDAEKVIDAEVVPLVHVVEEVPNVETMVDAEKVPLVEVVDDVTNVETVVAADKVPLVEVVDKMPVDAVEIPHVKVFNVDTSGACTVSSSVAMCQIITNKEELYLLDKLPSEVREVVDGLAHDHFSMAETKEVPFAIIVDQVHDDSKIDAALKKPHAPTQHFHLIVKLCSPPY, translated from the exons ATGACGGGTAGAGTTCAAGAGCTTCTTCCTGCTCCATTATTT GTTGGTCAAGCTTTCGTTGTACGGTACTACCGTATCTTGTTTGGAATGCCGTCTTTTGCTCACCTTTTTTATCAGGACATCAGCCAACTTGGTCATCCGGATGCTAGTGGGGAAATGATTATCACTACAACTATGGAG GCAATTAAGGAGAAGATATTGTCCCTGCACTATGATCAATTCAGAGCACAGATTCAATCAGTTGATGTACAAGAATCTTGCAACAATGGGGTTAAGATACTTGTAACTGGTTATATGATCGGAACGGATGAACTGGCTAGGAAATTCGCACAAACATTTTTCCTTGCACCAAAAGAGGGAGGCTATTTTATCTTGAATGACATGTTCCGTTTTGTGGGGCAAG ATCCTTTTCCTATAGAGTCCAACAAAGAGAAGATTATGGATGTTGTGGGCAATGTACAAACAATGGTTAATGTAGATGAGGTTCCTCTTGTTGAAGTTGTTGATCAAGTACCTAATGTAGAAACAGTGGTTGATGAGGAGGAGCTTCCACTTGTTGAAGTTGTTGATGAAGTACCTAAAATAGAAACATTGGTTCACGAAGAGGAGGTTCCGCATGTTGAAACTGTTGATGAAGTACCTAACGTAGAAAAAGTGGTTCATGCAAAAGAGGTTTCACTTATTGTTCATGAAGTACCTAACGTAGAAAAAGTGGTTGATGCAAAAGAGGTTCCACTTGTTGAAATTGTTGATGAAGTACCTAATGTCGAAACATTGGTTGTTACAGAGGATGTTCCACTTGTTGATGTATTACCCAGTGTAGAAACAGTGGTTAGTGCAGAGGAGGTTCCACCTGTTATAGTTGTTGATGAAGTACCTAATCTAGAAACAGTGATTGATGTGAAGGAGGTTCCACTTGTTGATAATGTTGATGAAATACGTAATGTAGAAACAAATAATGATGCAGAGGAGGTTCCTCTTGTTGAAATTGTTGATCAAGTCCCAAATGTGGAAAAAGTAGTTGATGGGGAGGAGGTTCCACTTGTTGAAGTTATTGATCAAGTTCCTAATGTAGAAACAGTGGTTGATGCAGAGGAGGTTCCACTTGTTGATCAATTTTCTAATGTAGAAACAGTGGTTGATGCGGAGGAGGTTCCACTTGTTGATCAATTTTCTAATGTAGAAACAGTGGTTGATGCTGAGGAGGTTCCACTTCTTGAAGTTGTTAATCAAGTTCCTAATGCTGAAATAGTGGTTGATGCGGAGGAGGTTCCACTTGTTGAAGTTGTTGATCAAGTTCCTAATGTAGAAACAGTGGTTGATGCGAAGGAGGTTCCACTTGTTGAAGTTGTTGATCAAGTTCCTAATGTAGAAACAGTGGTTGATGTGAAGGAGGTTCCACTTGTTGAAGTTGTTAATCAAGTTCCTAATGTAGAAACAGTGGTTGATGCGGAGGAGGTTCCACTTGTTGAAGCTGTTGATCAAGTTCCTAATGTAGAAACAGTGGTTGATGCGAAGGAAGTTCCACTTGTTGAAGTTGTTGAAGTACCTAATGTAGAAGCAATGAATGATGCAGAGGAGGTTCCTCCTGTTGAAGTTATTGATCAAGTTTCTAATCTAGAAAAGGTGGTTGATGCGGAGGAGCTTCCACTTGTTGAACTTGTTGTTGAAGTACCTAAAGTGGAAACAGCGGTTGATGCAGAGGAGGTTCCACTTATTGAAGTTGTTGATGAATTACCTAAAGTGGAAACAGTGGTTGATGTGGAGGAGGTTCCACTTATTGAAGTTGTTGATGAAGTACATAATATAGAACCAATGGTTGATGCAGAGGAGGTTCCTCTTGTTCAGGTTGTTGAGGAAGTGCCTAATGTCGAAACAAGGGTTGATGCGGAAAAGGTAATTGATGCAGAGGTGGTTCCTCTTGTTCATGTTGTTGAGGAAGTACCTAATGTCGAAACAATGGTTGATGCGGAAAAGGTTCCACTTGTTGAAGTTGTTGATGATGTAACTAATGTGGAAACAGTGGTTGCTGCGGACAAAGTTCCACTTGTTGAAGTTGTTGATAAAATGCCGGTTGACGCAGTGGAGATTCCACATGTTAAAGTTTTTAACGTGGACACAAGTGGTGCATGTACGGTGTCATCTAGTGTTGCAATGTGTCAGATTATTACCAACAAGGAGGAGTTGTATTTGCTAGATAAACTACCTTCTGAAGTTAGGGAAGTTGTTGATGGATTAGCACATGATCATTTTAGCATGGCTGAAACAAAGGAGGTTCCATTTGCTATAATTGTTGATCAAGTACATGATGATTCCAAAATAGATGCAGCGCTAAAGAAACCCCATGCTCCCACT CAACACTTCCATCTCATAGTGAAATTGTGCAGCCCTCCATATTAG